One genomic segment of Occultella kanbiaonis includes these proteins:
- the hutI gene encoding imidazolonepropionase, with product MGSILVTGIAELVTNDPALGAGRLGIVRDAAIVVELGASAEAVPGSRASAEAVPGSRASAEAARTPGASAEASGPRRGMPDGGPASVGRVAWVGLAAAAPPTDRVIDVGGRAVVPSFVDAHTHLAFAGDRAPEFAARMAGESYDGGGIASTVAATRGASAEALRARLAALVAEARAQGTGTIEIKSGYGLTVADEVRLLRLAREVTGETTFLGAHVVPPEYAGRADDYVDLVTGAMLAECAPHARWIDVFCEPGSPHAFDGDQARAVLVAGRRAGLGLRLHAGQLGPGPGVRLGVELGAAAVDHCTHLTREDVDALAGSTTVATLLPGVEFSTRSPYPDARALLDAGVRVALATDCNPGTSFTSSMPLCVALAVREMHLTPAEALWAATAGGALALRRDDVGHLGVGARADLTVVGAPSHEHLAYRPGVPLARSMALPRWPTAHVGGRGSRRPGRRRRRPG from the coding sequence ATGGGCTCGATCCTGGTCACGGGCATCGCCGAGCTGGTCACGAACGACCCAGCGCTCGGAGCGGGCCGGCTCGGGATCGTGCGCGATGCCGCGATCGTGGTCGAGCTGGGCGCTTCCGCGGAAGCGGTGCCCGGCTCGCGCGCTTCCGCGGAAGCGGTGCCCGGCTCGCGCGCTTCCGCGGAAGCGGCACGCACTCCCGGCGCTTCCGCGGAAGCGTCGGGACCTCGCCGTGGCATGCCCGACGGCGGCCCCGCCTCGGTCGGTCGGGTCGCCTGGGTGGGCCTCGCCGCCGCGGCGCCGCCGACCGACCGGGTGATCGACGTCGGCGGGCGCGCGGTGGTCCCGTCGTTCGTCGACGCCCACACGCACCTGGCGTTCGCCGGGGACCGGGCGCCGGAGTTCGCCGCCCGGATGGCTGGCGAGTCCTACGACGGCGGCGGGATCGCCTCGACCGTGGCCGCCACCCGAGGCGCTTCCGCGGAAGCGCTCCGCGCGCGACTGGCCGCGCTCGTGGCCGAAGCCCGCGCCCAGGGCACCGGCACGATCGAGATCAAGAGCGGGTACGGGCTGACCGTCGCCGACGAGGTCCGGCTGCTGCGACTGGCACGTGAGGTCACCGGCGAGACCACGTTCCTCGGCGCGCACGTGGTGCCGCCCGAGTACGCGGGGCGCGCGGACGACTACGTCGACCTGGTGACGGGTGCGATGCTCGCCGAGTGCGCCCCGCACGCCCGCTGGATCGATGTGTTCTGCGAGCCGGGCTCCCCGCACGCGTTCGACGGCGACCAGGCCCGAGCGGTGCTGGTCGCCGGCCGCCGGGCCGGGCTCGGTCTGCGCTTGCACGCGGGCCAACTCGGCCCAGGGCCCGGGGTGCGGCTCGGAGTAGAACTGGGTGCGGCCGCCGTCGACCATTGCACGCACCTGACCCGCGAGGACGTCGACGCCCTGGCCGGCTCAACCACCGTGGCGACCCTCCTTCCCGGAGTCGAGTTCTCGACCCGGTCTCCCTACCCGGACGCGCGCGCCCTGCTGGACGCAGGGGTGCGGGTCGCGCTGGCCACGGACTGCAACCCGGGCACCTCGTTCACCAGCTCGATGCCGCTGTGCGTCGCCCTCGCCGTGCGGGAGATGCACCTGACTCCCGCCGAGGCGTTGTGGGCGGCCACCGCCGGCGGGGCCCTGGCTCTGCGGCGCGACGACGTCGGGCACCTCGGCGTGGGTGCACGCGCGGACCTGACCGTGGTGGGGGCCCCGTCGCACGAGCATCTCGCCTACCGGCCCGGGGTGCCGCTGGCGCGGTCGATGGCGCTCCCCCGGTGGCCGACGGCGCACGTCGGCGGCCGCGGTAGTAGGCGACCAGGTAGACGACGCCGACGACCGGGATGA
- a CDS encoding SulP family inorganic anion transporter has translation MSRQMRDAPGGLLPIAVWLPRYERRWLRPDVIAGVAVAAMIVPKNLGYAEIAGVPVQNGLYAAAAGAIVYALFCTSRHISTGPSSSLATVAGGAVVVTAVAGDDAAQLVAAITLVTGVLFLLLAVLRMGWIAQFLSRAVVTGFLAGAAVDVVVGELPKLTGTSGDGDNVWREFASWVGGLGDIHPPTLVVGVLALAVILALRFWAPKVPGALTLVVGGLLASYLFDLGGRDVALVGPVPTGLPVPQLPSLDLALQHVPEIVIAALALLLIGFSQTAGDARAFATRHRYRIDENQEAVAQGMANVGAGLVQGMPVSTSLSASSLNESAGARTPVASLTTGALVILTLLLLAPLFSELPKAVLGAIIIDAVVFGMINLKEFARLLRVSRFDFWIAVAAVVGVLSVGVLFGIVIGVALSLGWLVYVSTRPAMPLLGREPGTQVFRDLDLNAADETFPGIGVMRLDGGLFFATAEAFDKRIRGLLTGDQPLTALVLDLEGAGFIDSQGAAKVTEIRDLAEAEGVTLRLARVKPQVLTVLKAQGILDQIGADRVHGDVHGAVEAQLADSTDDQAQ, from the coding sequence GTGAGTAGACAGATGCGGGACGCCCCGGGAGGGCTGCTACCGATCGCCGTTTGGTTGCCCCGGTATGAGCGGCGGTGGCTGCGCCCGGACGTGATCGCGGGAGTCGCCGTCGCCGCGATGATCGTGCCCAAGAACCTGGGCTATGCCGAAATCGCCGGGGTGCCGGTTCAGAACGGACTGTATGCCGCGGCGGCCGGTGCGATCGTTTACGCGCTGTTCTGTACGTCGCGCCACATCTCGACCGGTCCGAGCTCGTCCCTCGCTACCGTCGCGGGAGGCGCGGTGGTCGTGACCGCCGTCGCCGGTGACGACGCAGCCCAGCTCGTGGCCGCGATCACGTTGGTAACCGGCGTGCTGTTCCTGCTGCTGGCCGTTCTTCGGATGGGATGGATCGCCCAGTTCCTCTCGAGGGCTGTGGTCACCGGGTTCCTGGCCGGAGCCGCCGTCGACGTTGTCGTTGGTGAGTTGCCCAAGCTCACGGGCACGTCCGGGGACGGAGACAACGTGTGGCGCGAGTTCGCGTCGTGGGTCGGTGGCCTCGGCGACATCCATCCGCCGACGCTGGTAGTGGGCGTCCTCGCGCTCGCCGTGATTCTCGCGCTCCGGTTCTGGGCGCCGAAGGTTCCGGGTGCGTTGACGCTCGTGGTCGGCGGCCTCCTCGCCTCGTATCTTTTCGATCTTGGCGGACGAGACGTGGCGCTCGTCGGTCCGGTGCCGACCGGGCTGCCGGTCCCGCAACTGCCGAGCCTCGACCTGGCTCTGCAGCATGTTCCCGAGATCGTGATCGCTGCCTTGGCCCTGCTGCTGATCGGGTTCTCGCAGACGGCCGGCGATGCCCGGGCGTTCGCGACCCGGCACCGCTACCGCATCGACGAGAACCAGGAGGCGGTCGCCCAGGGGATGGCGAACGTCGGTGCGGGCCTGGTCCAGGGCATGCCGGTGTCGACCAGCCTGTCGGCGAGCTCGCTCAACGAGTCGGCTGGTGCGCGGACACCAGTGGCGTCGCTCACCACCGGAGCGCTGGTGATCCTGACGCTGCTCCTGCTCGCACCGTTGTTCTCCGAACTGCCCAAAGCCGTGCTGGGGGCGATCATCATCGATGCGGTCGTGTTCGGGATGATCAACCTGAAGGAGTTCGCTCGCCTGCTCCGCGTGTCGAGATTCGACTTCTGGATCGCCGTGGCGGCCGTCGTGGGCGTGCTCTCGGTAGGCGTGCTGTTCGGGATCGTGATCGGGGTCGCGCTGTCGCTCGGCTGGCTCGTCTACGTCTCGACGCGGCCTGCGATGCCGCTCCTGGGCCGCGAGCCCGGTACCCAGGTCTTCCGCGACCTCGACCTGAACGCCGCTGACGAGACGTTCCCGGGCATCGGCGTGATGCGTCTGGACGGCGGCCTGTTCTTCGCCACGGCCGAGGCGTTCGACAAGCGCATCCGGGGGCTCCTCACGGGCGATCAGCCACTCACGGCGCTGGTGCTCGATCTCGAGGGGGCCGGCTTCATCGACTCGCAGGGCGCGGCGAAGGTCACGGAGATCCGCGACCTGGCCGAAGCGGAGGGCGTCACGCTGCGGCTGGCCCGGGTGAAGCCCCAGGTTCTGACCGTACTGAAGGCCCAGGGCATCCTCGACCAGATCGGCGCCGACCGAGTCCACGGCGACGTCCATGGTGCCGTCGAGGCCCAGTTGGCTGACAGCACGGACGACCAGGCGCAGTGA
- a CDS encoding VOC family protein: MTVNVTPHLNFRGNARQALEFYQSVFGGELTIASYADLGNTDPATADHVTFGQVVAENGFRVMAYDAYPQLPWDQGQDPFFVSVRGTDPAELQGFWDALVDGAEVKQPIGPSQWAPLYGQLTDRFGITWVLDIAVEYPTA; encoded by the coding sequence ATGACCGTCAACGTCACGCCGCACCTGAACTTCCGCGGGAACGCCCGCCAGGCGCTGGAGTTCTACCAGTCCGTGTTCGGAGGCGAGCTGACCATCGCCAGCTACGCCGACCTGGGCAACACCGATCCGGCCACCGCCGACCACGTCACGTTCGGCCAGGTCGTCGCCGAGAACGGCTTCCGTGTCATGGCCTACGACGCATACCCGCAGCTGCCGTGGGACCAGGGTCAGGACCCGTTCTTCGTCTCCGTCCGCGGCACCGACCCCGCCGAGCTCCAGGGCTTCTGGGACGCGCTCGTCGACGGAGCCGAGGTGAAGCAGCCGATCGGCCCCTCGCAGTGGGCCCCGCTCTACGGCCAACTCACCGACCGCTTCGGCATTACCTGGGTGCTGGATATCGCCGTGGAGTACCCGACGGCCTGA
- a CDS encoding dihydrofolate reductase family protein: MRLVTNTQVSVDGVMQANGGPNPVLDPGMERGGWARPLFDDESLAYVNEAYQRADAFLFGRRTYDLFAGYWGAMGPESNPIADALNSRPKYVASNTLTDAGWADTTVLAGEIAPAIRELKDKPGGELQVHGSGQLVRWLIEHQLVDEITLLVCPVVVGQGTRLFPENGPDAALDLVASRAFPKGITLQVYRPAGRPQYATD; the protein is encoded by the coding sequence ATGAGACTGGTGACCAACACGCAGGTCTCGGTCGACGGGGTGATGCAGGCGAACGGGGGTCCGAACCCGGTCCTCGACCCCGGGATGGAGCGCGGCGGATGGGCCAGGCCGTTGTTCGACGACGAGTCACTGGCCTACGTCAACGAGGCCTACCAGCGCGCCGACGCGTTCCTGTTCGGCCGACGCACCTACGACCTGTTCGCCGGCTACTGGGGCGCGATGGGTCCGGAGAGCAACCCCATCGCCGACGCGCTGAACTCGCGGCCCAAGTACGTCGCGTCGAACACGCTCACCGACGCGGGCTGGGCGGACACGACGGTCCTCGCCGGTGAGATCGCGCCAGCCATCCGTGAGCTGAAGGACAAGCCCGGCGGGGAACTGCAGGTGCACGGCAGCGGCCAGCTGGTCCGATGGCTGATCGAGCACCAACTCGTCGACGAGATCACCCTGCTCGTCTGCCCGGTGGTGGTAGGCCAGGGCACCCGGCTGTTCCCCGAGAACGGGCCGGACGCGGCGCTCGACCTGGTCGCCTCGCGGGCCTTCCCCAAGGGCATCACGCTGCAGGTCTACCGGCCCGCCGGTCGCCCCCAATACGCCACCGACTGA
- a CDS encoding TetR/AcrR family transcriptional regulator codes for MPNERDTGRTRNPRGEGGRLREEILAAAAGLLNETGDSRAVTLRAVARSVGIAAPSIYRHFDGQPAMMLAVVEQDFAALEQSLRAAVDAAGAEPRAQLVAGCQAYLTFAVEHPGSYRAMFGGEWIPELDETITEDRLRSLGDGSMAVIREALGRCVQDGTSSSDSPADDAVALWLGLHGIAHQRASTRIFIGPDGIEDRMIGALAHLV; via the coding sequence ATGCCGAACGAACGTGACACCGGACGGACACGCAATCCCCGAGGCGAGGGCGGCCGGCTGCGCGAGGAGATCCTCGCCGCAGCAGCCGGCCTGTTGAACGAGACCGGGGACAGTCGCGCCGTGACGCTGCGAGCCGTGGCGCGGTCCGTCGGGATCGCGGCGCCCTCCATCTACCGGCACTTCGACGGTCAGCCCGCGATGATGCTGGCCGTCGTCGAGCAGGACTTCGCCGCGCTCGAGCAGTCCCTGCGCGCGGCCGTGGATGCCGCGGGAGCCGAACCGCGCGCGCAGCTCGTCGCCGGCTGCCAGGCGTACCTCACCTTCGCCGTCGAGCACCCCGGCTCCTACCGGGCGATGTTCGGCGGCGAGTGGATCCCCGAGCTGGACGAGACGATCACGGAGGATCGGCTGCGCTCGCTGGGGGATGGCAGCATGGCAGTCATCCGCGAGGCACTGGGCCGATGCGTCCAGGACGGCACCTCCAGCAGCGACTCGCCGGCCGACGACGCCGTCGCGCTGTGGCTGGGGCTGCACGGCATCGCGCACCAGCGGGCCAGCACGCGCATCTTCATCGGCCCGGACGGGATCGAGGACCGGATGATCGGGGCGCTTGCGCACCTGGTCTAG
- the hutH gene encoding histidine ammonia-lyase — translation MDIEVVEVGPGPLTPEQVVAVTRRDAHVELRPDALAAIDASRAVIETLADDSQPHYGVSTGFGALATTHIPPERRAQLQRSLIRSHAAGAGPEVEREVVRALMLLRLSTLATGRTGVRRETALAYAAMLSAGLTPVVHEYGSLGCSGDLAPLAHVALALIGEGFVTTPDGVAAPAGEALARAGLAPVVLAEKEGLALINGTDGMLGMLVLAAHDLGLILRTADVAAAMSVEALLGTDAAFAADLQALRPHPGQADSAANLRTLLARSPILASHRDPAACTRVQDAYSLRCAPQVHGAARDTLAHANATAERELASAVDNPVVTPDGRVESNGNFHGAPIGYVADFLAIAVADVASMSERRTDRFGDRGRSNGLPPFLADDPGVDSGLMIAQYTAAGIVSELKRLAVPASVDSIPSSAMQEDHVSMGWAAARKLRRAVDGLRSVVAIELLTAARGLDLRRPLEPGPATAAVRDALRAAGIPGPGPDEPVAPQIAAVTHALADGAVVAAAESVTGPLR, via the coding sequence ATGGACATCGAAGTCGTCGAGGTCGGTCCCGGACCGCTCACCCCGGAGCAGGTCGTCGCCGTCACCCGCCGTGACGCCCACGTGGAACTGCGCCCCGACGCGCTGGCCGCGATCGACGCCAGCCGCGCCGTGATCGAGACCCTCGCCGACGACTCCCAGCCGCACTACGGCGTCTCCACCGGCTTCGGTGCCCTCGCCACCACGCACATCCCGCCCGAGCGCCGCGCCCAGCTGCAGCGCAGCCTGATCCGCTCCCACGCCGCCGGCGCCGGACCCGAGGTGGAGCGTGAGGTGGTCCGCGCACTGATGCTGCTGCGCCTGTCCACCCTCGCCACCGGCCGCACCGGGGTACGCCGCGAGACCGCGCTCGCCTACGCCGCGATGCTCTCGGCGGGCCTGACCCCGGTGGTCCACGAGTACGGCTCGCTCGGTTGCTCCGGCGACCTCGCACCGCTCGCGCACGTGGCGCTCGCCCTCATCGGTGAGGGCTTCGTGACAACGCCCGACGGCGTGGCGGCGCCCGCGGGCGAGGCGCTCGCCCGGGCGGGGCTCGCCCCGGTCGTGCTCGCCGAGAAGGAGGGCCTGGCGCTGATCAACGGCACCGACGGCATGCTCGGCATGCTCGTCCTCGCCGCGCACGATCTGGGCCTGATCCTGCGGACCGCGGACGTCGCAGCCGCGATGAGCGTCGAGGCGCTGCTCGGCACCGACGCCGCGTTCGCGGCCGATCTGCAGGCGCTGCGCCCGCATCCCGGGCAGGCCGACTCGGCCGCGAACCTGCGCACCCTGCTCGCCCGCAGCCCGATCCTGGCCAGCCACCGCGACCCGGCCGCGTGCACCCGCGTGCAGGACGCGTACTCGCTGCGCTGCGCACCACAGGTGCACGGCGCAGCCCGCGACACCCTCGCCCACGCGAACGCGACCGCCGAGCGCGAGCTGGCCTCCGCCGTCGACAATCCCGTGGTCACGCCGGACGGGCGGGTGGAGTCGAACGGCAACTTCCACGGCGCCCCGATCGGCTACGTCGCCGACTTCCTCGCGATCGCCGTCGCGGACGTGGCGTCGATGAGCGAGCGCCGCACCGACCGGTTCGGCGACCGCGGCCGCAGCAACGGGCTGCCGCCGTTCCTGGCCGACGACCCGGGCGTGGACTCCGGGCTGATGATCGCCCAGTACACCGCGGCCGGGATCGTCTCCGAGCTCAAGCGCCTCGCGGTGCCGGCCAGCGTCGACTCCATCCCCAGCTCGGCGATGCAGGAGGACCACGTCTCGATGGGCTGGGCCGCCGCGCGCAAGCTGCGTCGCGCCGTCGACGGACTGCGCTCGGTCGTCGCCATCGAACTGCTCACCGCGGCCCGCGGGCTGGACCTGCGCCGCCCGCTCGAGCCGGGGCCGGCGACGGCGGCCGTGCGGGACGCGCTGCGCGCCGCGGGTATCCCGGGGCCGGGGCCGGACGAGCCGGTCGCGCCGCAGATCGCGGCGGTCACGCATGCGCTGGCGGACGGGGCGGTGGTGGCCGCGGCCGAGTCGGTGACGGGGCCGCTGCGGTAG
- a CDS encoding IclR family transcriptional regulator yields the protein MATSSSVPAASHALAILRYLAAQAGPVPAAAIARDLGLPRSSVYHLLAVLEQDGFAVHLPEERRYGLGVSAFELGSAYSRQAPLARLARPVLARLVDTVHESAHLAVLHGREVLYVVEERARGRPPLVSDVGVRLPAQLTASGRAILADLPRAQVRALFPNADAFVDRHGAGPTTPSALRSLLVDVRRTGYATEHGEVTPGFASVAVAVSDHTGHPVAGLAITFPTDDDMPDGAAWAAYAAAAGRAAATLRERIGGRTPEAGVRSGSSRS from the coding sequence ATGGCGACGAGCAGCTCCGTGCCGGCGGCCTCCCACGCGCTCGCGATCCTGCGCTACCTGGCCGCGCAGGCCGGCCCTGTGCCTGCCGCCGCGATCGCCCGCGACCTCGGCCTGCCCCGCTCTAGCGTCTATCACCTGCTCGCGGTGCTGGAGCAGGACGGGTTCGCCGTGCACCTGCCGGAGGAGCGCCGGTACGGGCTCGGGGTGTCCGCGTTCGAGCTCGGGTCCGCCTACTCGCGCCAGGCGCCGCTGGCGCGACTGGCCCGGCCGGTGCTCGCCCGGCTCGTGGACACCGTGCACGAGTCCGCCCACCTGGCCGTGTTGCACGGGCGGGAGGTGCTCTACGTGGTGGAGGAGCGCGCCCGCGGCAGACCGCCGCTGGTCAGCGACGTCGGCGTGCGGCTGCCCGCGCAGCTGACCGCGAGCGGGCGCGCCATCCTCGCGGACCTGCCCCGGGCGCAGGTGCGCGCGCTGTTCCCCAACGCCGACGCGTTCGTCGACCGGCACGGCGCCGGTCCGACCACGCCGTCAGCGCTGCGTTCGCTCCTCGTCGACGTCCGCCGCACCGGGTACGCCACCGAGCACGGCGAGGTGACGCCCGGCTTCGCGTCCGTCGCCGTGGCCGTGTCCGACCACACCGGTCACCCGGTCGCGGGCCTCGCCATCACCTTCCCCACCGACGATGACATGCCTGACGGCGCAGCCTGGGCCGCGTACGCGGCCGCGGCCGGGCGGGCCGCGGCCACGCTGCGCGAACGCATCGGCGGACGAACTCCGGAGGCCGGTGTCCGATCGGGTTCGAGCCGTTCGTAG
- the hutU gene encoding urocanate hydratase: protein MDGAREVHAPRGTTLTARSWQTEAPLRMLMNNLDPDVAERPDDLVVYGGTGRAARDWASFDAIVRTLTTLADDETLLVQSGRPVGVLRTHEWAPRVLIANSNLVPDWANWPEFRRLEHLGLTMYGQMTAGSWIYIGTQGILQGTYETFAAVAARLAGSAVPDGGANLAGTLTLTAGCGGMGGAQPLAVTLNGGVCLIVDVDPARLRRRLSRRYLDEIAQDLTDAVGRCEAAKAERRPLSVGVVGNAATVFPELLRLGVAIDIVTDQTSAHDPLSYLPEGVSLQEWHDYAEAEPEEFTTRARASMAKHVGAMVAFADAGAEVFDYGNSIRDEAREGGCERAFDFPGFVPAYIRPLFCEGKGPFRWAALSGDPADIAATDRAVLELFPDDAKLHRWIRAAQERVEFQGLPARICWLGYGERHLAGLRFNELVASGEVSAPIVIGRDHLDAGSVASPYRETEAMADGSDAIADWPLLNALVNTASGATWVSIHHGGGVGIGRSIHAGQVCVADGTELAARKLSRVLSNDPAMGVIRHVDAGYPHAEAVAAERGVRVPMREG from the coding sequence ATGGACGGAGCACGCGAGGTCCACGCCCCGCGCGGCACCACCCTGACCGCGCGCAGCTGGCAGACCGAGGCGCCGCTGCGGATGCTGATGAACAACCTCGACCCGGACGTCGCCGAGCGCCCGGACGACCTCGTGGTCTACGGCGGCACCGGCCGCGCCGCGCGGGACTGGGCCAGCTTCGACGCGATCGTGCGGACGCTGACCACGCTCGCCGACGACGAGACCCTCCTCGTCCAGTCCGGCCGCCCCGTCGGGGTGCTGCGCACGCACGAGTGGGCGCCGCGGGTGCTCATCGCGAACTCCAACCTGGTCCCGGACTGGGCGAACTGGCCCGAGTTCCGCCGCCTCGAGCACCTCGGCCTGACCATGTACGGGCAGATGACCGCCGGCTCGTGGATCTACATCGGCACCCAGGGCATCCTGCAGGGCACGTACGAGACGTTCGCCGCCGTCGCCGCGAGGCTCGCCGGGAGTGCCGTGCCCGACGGCGGAGCGAACCTGGCGGGAACGCTCACCCTGACCGCGGGGTGCGGTGGGATGGGCGGCGCCCAGCCGCTCGCCGTGACCTTGAACGGCGGGGTCTGCCTCATCGTCGACGTGGACCCGGCGCGGTTGCGTCGCCGACTCTCCCGCCGCTATCTGGACGAGATCGCGCAGGACCTGACCGACGCCGTCGGGCGTTGTGAAGCGGCGAAGGCCGAGCGGCGGCCCTTGAGCGTGGGCGTCGTCGGCAACGCCGCGACCGTGTTCCCGGAGCTGCTGCGTCTCGGGGTGGCGATCGACATCGTCACCGACCAGACTTCCGCGCACGACCCGCTCTCCTACCTGCCCGAGGGGGTCTCGCTACAGGAGTGGCACGACTACGCCGAGGCCGAGCCGGAGGAGTTCACCACGCGGGCACGGGCATCGATGGCCAAGCACGTCGGCGCCATGGTGGCCTTCGCCGACGCCGGGGCCGAGGTGTTCGACTACGGCAACTCCATCCGGGACGAGGCCCGCGAGGGCGGCTGCGAACGGGCCTTCGACTTCCCCGGCTTCGTGCCCGCCTACATCCGCCCGCTGTTCTGCGAGGGCAAGGGCCCGTTCCGGTGGGCGGCCCTGTCCGGGGACCCGGCCGACATCGCGGCGACCGACCGCGCCGTGCTCGAGCTGTTCCCCGACGACGCCAAGCTGCACCGTTGGATCCGTGCCGCCCAGGAGCGGGTCGAGTTCCAGGGGCTGCCGGCCCGGATCTGTTGGCTCGGGTACGGCGAGCGGCACCTGGCCGGGCTCCGGTTCAACGAGCTGGTCGCCTCCGGTGAGGTGTCCGCGCCGATCGTGATCGGGCGGGACCACCTGGACGCGGGCTCGGTGGCCTCCCCGTACCGGGAGACCGAGGCTATGGCCGACGGTTCCGACGCCATCGCCGACTGGCCGCTGCTGAACGCCCTGGTGAACACGGCCTCGGGCGCGACCTGGGTGTCGATCCACCACGGCGGCGGGGTCGGCATCGGGCGCTCGATCCACGCCGGGCAGGTGTGCGTCGCCGACGGCACCGAACTCGCCGCGCGGAAGCTGTCCCGGGTGCTGTCCAACGACCCGGCGATGGGCGTCATCCGGCATGTGGACGCCGGCTACCCGCACGCCGAGGCGGTCGCCGCCGAGCGGGGCGTGCGCGTGCCGATGCGGGAGGGCTGA
- a CDS encoding dihydrofolate reductase family protein, with protein MRRLHYFIAITLDGFIAGPDGADPTGPNGFWPIAPDYLEHFVAEYPEALPVQAREALSVTAEGTRFDTVLEGRRSYEIGLAAGIADAFPHLRHLVFSRTLTEVPAPDVELVADDPVATVRELKQQPGKDIWLLGGAELAGSLYAEIDALTLKVAPLTIGTGIPLFSQKAAFDPRTWAMAGHTVLESGAMFLSYERTGD; from the coding sequence ATGCGCAGACTCCACTACTTCATCGCCATCACCCTCGACGGCTTCATCGCGGGACCGGACGGCGCCGACCCGACCGGGCCGAACGGGTTCTGGCCCATCGCGCCGGACTACCTGGAGCACTTCGTGGCCGAGTACCCGGAGGCGTTGCCCGTGCAGGCGCGGGAGGCGCTGTCCGTGACTGCGGAGGGCACGCGCTTCGACACCGTGCTCGAGGGGCGGCGCAGCTATGAGATCGGGCTCGCTGCCGGGATCGCGGACGCCTTCCCGCACCTGCGACACCTGGTCTTCTCCCGGACCCTGACCGAGGTCCCCGCCCCGGACGTCGAGCTGGTCGCGGACGACCCGGTGGCCACGGTGCGCGAGCTCAAGCAGCAGCCCGGCAAGGACATCTGGCTGCTGGGTGGCGCCGAGCTGGCCGGATCGCTGTACGCCGAGATCGACGCCCTGACGCTCAAGGTCGCGCCGCTGACCATCGGCACCGGGATCCCGCTGTTCTCGCAGAAGGCGGCGTTCGATCCGCGCACGTGGGCGATGGCCGGGCACACCGTGCTGGAGAGCGGTGCGATGTTCCTCAGTTACGAGCGCACCGGCGACTGA
- a CDS encoding YciI family protein, with amino-acid sequence MQYLVSVIDSTAGLATDEEMAAINEFNDRLQAEGHWVFAGGLGAPASATVIDNRGEEAMFSDGPFVESKEHLAGLWIWEAPDLDVALRLAAEGSRACNRKLEVRPFLTPFE; translated from the coding sequence ATGCAGTACCTGGTTTCCGTGATCGACAGCACCGCCGGCCTTGCCACCGACGAGGAGATGGCCGCGATCAACGAGTTCAACGACCGGCTCCAGGCCGAGGGCCACTGGGTCTTCGCTGGCGGCCTCGGGGCGCCCGCCTCGGCCACGGTCATCGACAACCGCGGCGAGGAGGCGATGTTCTCCGACGGGCCCTTCGTCGAGTCGAAGGAGCACCTCGCCGGGCTCTGGATCTGGGAGGCGCCCGACCTGGACGTGGCGCTCCGGCTCGCCGCTGAGGGATCGAGGGCGTGCAACCGCAAACTCGAGGTACGGCCGTTCCTGACGCCGTTCGAGTGA